A stretch of Bradyrhizobium sp. CCBAU 53338 DNA encodes these proteins:
- the cyoB gene encoding cytochrome o ubiquinol oxidase subunit I, translating into MSPDLLKLIFGRLGIDSLPLHEPILVGTFAVVALGGITLLAGLTYFRLWGYLWREWFTSVDHKRIGVMYMILGIVMLLRGFADALMMRAQQAMAFGGSEGFLPAHHYDQVFTAHGVIMIFFVAMPLVTGLMNFVVPLQIGARDVSFPFLNNFSFWMTVGGAVLVMLSLFIGEFARTGWLAYPPLSNIGYSPDVGVDYYIWGLQVAGVGTTLSGINLICTIVKLRCPGMTMMRMPVFTWTSLCTNILIVASFPVLTVVLALLALDRYVGTNFFTNDFGGSPMMYVNLIWIWGHPEVYILVLPAFGIFSEVTSTFSGKRLFGYTSMVYATVVITILSYLVWLHHFFTMGSGASVNSFFGITTMIISIPTGAKMFNWLFTMYRGRIRYELPMLWTIAFMLTFVLGGMTGVLLAVPPADFVLHNSLFLIAHFHNVIIGGVVFGAFAGINYWFPKAFGFRLDPFWGKLSFWFWVTGFYMAFMPLYVLGLMGVTRRLRVFDDPSLQIWFIIAAIGAGLVFLGILSMLMQFAVSFLKREQLKDVTGDPWDARTLEWATSSPPPDYNFAFTPVVHDNDAWWDMKKRGYQRPLTGFKPIHMPSSTGTGIILAGLATAMGFGLIWYIWWLAAASFIAMLVVGIGHTFNYHRDFDIPADDVIRTEDARTKLLAGAK; encoded by the coding sequence ATGTCTCCTGATCTCCTCAAGCTCATCTTCGGCCGTCTCGGTATCGATTCGCTGCCGCTGCACGAGCCGATCCTCGTCGGCACCTTCGCGGTCGTCGCGCTCGGCGGCATCACGCTGCTCGCCGGCCTGACCTACTTCCGTCTCTGGGGGTATCTCTGGCGCGAATGGTTCACCAGCGTGGACCACAAGCGCATCGGCGTCATGTACATGATCCTCGGCATCGTGATGCTGCTGCGGGGCTTCGCCGATGCCCTCATGATGCGCGCGCAACAAGCAATGGCGTTCGGCGGCTCCGAAGGCTTCCTTCCCGCCCATCACTACGACCAGGTCTTCACCGCCCATGGCGTGATCATGATCTTCTTCGTGGCGATGCCGCTGGTGACGGGCCTGATGAACTTCGTGGTGCCGCTGCAGATCGGCGCCCGCGACGTGTCGTTCCCGTTCCTGAACAATTTCAGCTTCTGGATGACGGTCGGCGGTGCGGTGTTGGTGATGCTCTCGCTGTTCATCGGCGAATTCGCCCGCACCGGCTGGCTGGCTTATCCGCCGCTGTCCAACATCGGCTACAGTCCAGACGTCGGCGTCGACTATTACATATGGGGATTGCAGGTCGCCGGCGTCGGAACGACGTTATCCGGCATCAACCTGATCTGTACCATCGTCAAGCTGCGATGCCCCGGCATGACCATGATGCGGATGCCGGTGTTCACCTGGACCTCGCTGTGCACCAACATCCTGATCGTCGCCTCATTTCCAGTCCTGACCGTCGTGCTCGCGCTGCTCGCGCTCGATCGCTACGTCGGCACCAACTTCTTCACGAACGATTTCGGCGGCAGCCCGATGATGTACGTGAACCTGATCTGGATCTGGGGCCACCCTGAAGTCTACATCCTGGTTCTCCCCGCCTTCGGCATCTTCTCGGAAGTGACCTCGACCTTCTCCGGCAAGCGCCTGTTCGGCTACACCTCGATGGTCTACGCCACGGTCGTCATCACCATCCTGTCGTACCTGGTCTGGCTGCACCACTTCTTCACGATGGGCTCGGGCGCCAGCGTCAACTCGTTCTTCGGCATCACCACCATGATCATCTCGATCCCGACGGGCGCGAAGATGTTCAACTGGCTGTTCACGATGTATCGCGGCCGTATCCGCTACGAGCTGCCGATGCTGTGGACGATCGCCTTCATGCTGACCTTCGTGCTGGGCGGCATGACCGGCGTGCTGCTCGCGGTCCCGCCGGCCGACTTCGTCCTGCACAACAGCCTGTTCCTGATTGCGCACTTCCACAACGTGATCATCGGCGGCGTGGTGTTCGGCGCATTTGCCGGCATCAACTACTGGTTCCCGAAGGCGTTCGGCTTCAGGCTCGATCCGTTCTGGGGCAAGCTGTCGTTCTGGTTCTGGGTCACCGGCTTCTACATGGCCTTCATGCCGCTCTATGTGCTCGGCCTGATGGGCGTGACCCGTCGCCTGCGCGTATTCGACGATCCGAGCTTGCAGATCTGGTTCATCATCGCCGCGATCGGCGCCGGCCTCGTCTTCCTCGGCATTCTCTCGATGCTGATGCAGTTCGCGGTCAGCTTCCTCAAGCGCGAGCAGCTCAAGGACGTCACCGGCGATCCCTGGGACGCACGCACGCTGGAATGGGCCACCTCCTCGCCGCCGCCGGATTACAACTTCGCCTTTACCCCCGTCGTTCACGACAATGACGCATGGTGGGACATGAAGAAGCGCGGCTATCAGCGTCCGCTCACCGGGTTCAAGCCGATCCATATGCCGAGCAGCACAGGCACCGGCATCATCCTCGCCGGCCTCGCCACCGCGATGGGATTCGGACTGATCTGGTACATCTGGTGGCTTGCGGCTGCGAGCTTCATCGCCATGCTGGTCGTCGGAATCGGCCACACCTTCAACTATCACCGCGACTTCGACATTCCGGCTGACGACGTCATCCGGACCGAGGACGCGCGCACCAAACTGCTCGCCGGAGCCAAGTAA
- a CDS encoding MFS transporter, which produces MATAQTPAMADIHSGEHGHDQASPGEIAIGVIIGRTSEFFDFFVYAIASVIVFPRLVFPFTSELTGTLYSFMIFALAFVARPIGTVIFMTVDREYGKTAKLVSALFLLGTATVALAFLPGYHDIGVAAIWLLALARLAQGLAWGGAWDGMASLLALNAPASKRGWYAMVPQLGAPLGLIVASALFAYFAGNLSADDFFDWGWRYPFFVAFAINVVALFARLRMVTTEEYASLFETRELQPSRISDTVAREGHNIMLGAFAPLASFALFHMVTVFPLSWVFLFTRESPVRFLIIEIVAAVFGVAAIVASGIIADRVGRKSLLMGSAIAIAIYSGFAPQLLDAGAFGETIYMVIGFILLGLSFGQSSGAIASNFKQMYRYTASALTSDMAWLFGAGFAPLVALLLATNLGVIASGAYLLSGAFWTLLALWLSGQREAGDMDAGESST; this is translated from the coding sequence ATGGCGACGGCACAGACCCCCGCAATGGCGGATATCCACTCGGGCGAGCACGGCCACGACCAGGCCAGCCCCGGCGAGATCGCCATCGGCGTCATCATCGGCCGCACCTCGGAATTCTTCGACTTTTTCGTCTACGCGATCGCCTCGGTGATCGTGTTTCCCCGCCTGGTGTTCCCGTTCACGAGTGAACTGACCGGCACCCTTTATTCCTTCATGATCTTCGCACTGGCCTTCGTCGCCCGGCCGATCGGCACCGTCATTTTCATGACGGTCGACCGCGAGTACGGCAAGACGGCCAAGCTGGTTTCGGCGCTGTTCCTGCTCGGCACCGCCACGGTCGCGCTGGCGTTCCTGCCCGGCTATCACGACATCGGCGTTGCCGCGATCTGGCTGCTGGCGCTGGCGCGTCTCGCGCAGGGTCTGGCCTGGGGCGGCGCCTGGGACGGCATGGCCTCACTGCTGGCGCTGAACGCACCGGCGTCCAAGCGCGGTTGGTACGCGATGGTGCCGCAGTTAGGGGCGCCGCTCGGGCTGATCGTGGCGAGCGCGCTGTTCGCCTATTTCGCCGGCAACCTCTCGGCCGACGATTTCTTCGACTGGGGCTGGCGTTATCCGTTCTTCGTCGCCTTCGCCATCAACGTCGTGGCGCTGTTCGCGCGCCTGCGCATGGTGACGACGGAAGAATATGCCTCGCTGTTCGAGACCCGTGAGCTGCAGCCCTCGCGCATCTCCGACACGGTTGCCCGCGAAGGCCACAACATCATGCTCGGCGCGTTCGCGCCGCTTGCGAGCTTCGCGCTGTTCCACATGGTCACGGTGTTTCCGCTGTCCTGGGTGTTCCTGTTCACCCGCGAAAGCCCGGTGCGCTTCTTGATCATCGAGATCGTCGCGGCCGTGTTCGGCGTCGCCGCGATCGTCGCCTCCGGCATCATCGCCGACCGCGTCGGTCGCAAATCGCTGCTGATGGGATCGGCGATCGCGATCGCGATCTACAGCGGCTTTGCTCCGCAATTGCTCGACGCCGGTGCGTTCGGTGAGACCATCTACATGGTGATCGGCTTCATCCTGCTCGGCCTCTCCTTCGGTCAGTCCTCGGGCGCGATCGCCTCGAACTTCAAGCAGATGTACCGCTACACGGCCTCCGCGCTGACCTCTGACATGGCCTGGCTGTTCGGCGCCGGCTTCGCGCCGCTCGTCGCGCTGCTGCTCGCCACCAATCTCGGCGTCATCGCCTCGGGTGCGTACCTGCTGTCGGGCGCGTTCTGGACCCTGCTCGCCCTCTGGCTCAGCGGCCAGCGCGAGGCGGGCGATATGGACGCGGGCGAATCGTCAACCTGA
- the cyoC gene encoding cytochrome o ubiquinol oxidase subunit III, translating to MTVAVNPSQTGEPVFYLADEHPHPEGYSTSLGFWIYLMSDCLIFAMLFAAFGVLGANYAAGPAPKDLFDLDLVAVNTSMLLLSSITYGFAMLTMQQNKVAQTQMWLLITGLFGAAFIGIELTEFAHMIHEGATPQRSAFLSAFFTLVGTHGLHVSCGLIWLVTLMVQVGRFGLIEANRRRLMCLSMFWHFLDVVWIGVFTFVYLLGVLR from the coding sequence ATGACTGTCGCCGTCAATCCTTCGCAGACCGGCGAGCCGGTCTTCTACCTCGCCGACGAGCATCCGCATCCGGAAGGCTACAGCACCTCGCTCGGCTTCTGGATCTACCTGATGAGCGACTGTCTCATCTTCGCGATGCTGTTCGCCGCCTTCGGCGTGCTCGGCGCCAATTACGCCGCCGGGCCCGCGCCGAAGGACCTGTTCGACCTCGACCTGGTCGCGGTGAACACCTCGATGCTGCTCCTCTCCTCGATCACCTATGGCTTCGCCATGCTGACGATGCAGCAGAACAAGGTCGCCCAGACGCAGATGTGGCTCCTGATCACCGGCCTGTTCGGCGCCGCCTTCATCGGCATCGAGCTCACCGAGTTCGCCCACATGATCCATGAAGGCGCCACGCCTCAGCGCAGCGCCTTCCTGTCCGCCTTCTTCACCCTGGTTGGAACCCACGGCCTGCACGTCTCCTGCGGCCTGATCTGGCTGGTGACCCTGATGGTGCAGGTCGGGCGTTTCGGCCTGATCGAGGCCAACCGCCGTCGCCTGATGTGCCTGTCGATGTTCTGGCACTTCCTCGACGTTGTCTGGATCGGCGTCTTCACCTTCGTCTATCTCCTGGGAGTTCTGCGATGA
- a CDS encoding pilus assembly protein TadG-related protein → MRGSSSFRRFISDRSGNFTIMGAGLMTLVIGCTVLGVDVGSIFADKRKAQSAADLAAIVAASNLTNAYNAASATVVKNNYPADSLVGVDIGTYTPDSATAPQARFVTPAAGPANAARVTLKTQTPLYFARYITGSSRFTINTQATASSTAFASFAIGSRLVSLNGGLLNAILGGMLGTNISLSAMDYQSLINARIDAFDFLSALATRVNLTGVTYSDLLTGNARLPDVVAAALAAQQATNGPSSATTTLSMISQAVASLSTRISLGSVIDLGPYNGMITGQKPKVGVSVSVFSLLSAVAEVANGTHQITAPVNFGRPGIVAASLVVTVGERPVGSSWVAVGTQGASVHTAQTRILLTVQIGGSGIVPAINLPLYVEIAQGTATLNAISCNHANITNSTVTLGVTPGLVDAWIGNVSLADMANFTTKPNPPAAVLVNVGGFNVAGRAHAAIGNTSPTSVDFTYVDIQSQLAKTVSTRNFTSSLTSSLLGDLSLSTSGVGVPIPGLTSAVAGALSGSTGSIDQLVASTLSTLGVGVGQADVWVSGVRCDGAVLVN, encoded by the coding sequence ATGAGGGGCTCGTCGTCGTTTCGCCGCTTCATTTCAGACCGGTCGGGCAATTTCACCATCATGGGTGCGGGATTGATGACGCTGGTCATCGGCTGTACCGTCCTTGGCGTCGATGTCGGCTCCATCTTCGCGGACAAGCGGAAGGCGCAGAGCGCCGCGGACCTCGCCGCCATCGTCGCTGCCAGCAACCTGACCAATGCCTACAATGCAGCGTCGGCGACGGTCGTGAAGAACAACTACCCGGCCGACTCGCTGGTCGGCGTGGATATCGGCACCTATACGCCCGATTCGGCCACGGCGCCGCAAGCGCGCTTCGTGACACCCGCCGCGGGACCTGCCAACGCTGCGCGCGTCACGTTGAAGACGCAGACCCCACTCTATTTCGCGCGCTACATCACCGGCAGCAGCCGCTTCACGATCAACACCCAGGCGACGGCCTCGAGCACGGCCTTCGCCTCCTTCGCGATCGGGTCGCGCCTGGTCTCGCTCAACGGCGGTCTGCTGAACGCCATTCTCGGCGGCATGCTGGGGACCAACATTTCGCTGTCCGCGATGGACTACCAGTCGCTGATCAATGCAAGGATCGATGCGTTCGATTTTCTCTCGGCCCTGGCGACCCGCGTAAATCTCACGGGCGTAACGTATAGCGACCTGCTGACGGGCAATGCGAGACTGCCTGACGTTGTCGCCGCGGCTTTGGCGGCACAGCAGGCGACCAACGGCCCGAGCTCGGCCACTACCACGCTGTCCATGATATCCCAGGCCGTCGCGAGCCTCTCGACCAGGATCAGTCTCGGCTCCGTGATCGATCTGGGACCCTATAATGGGATGATCACCGGCCAGAAGCCCAAGGTCGGCGTCAGCGTGTCGGTCTTCAGCCTGCTTTCCGCGGTGGCGGAAGTCGCGAACGGCACACACCAGATCACGGCTCCAGTCAATTTCGGGCGGCCTGGCATCGTCGCCGCCAGCCTCGTGGTGACGGTCGGCGAACGTCCCGTCGGCTCGAGCTGGGTCGCCGTCGGCACGCAAGGTGCAAGCGTCCACACCGCCCAGACGCGGATATTGCTCACGGTTCAGATCGGCGGCAGCGGCATCGTTCCCGCGATCAACCTGCCGCTTTATGTCGAAATCGCGCAAGGCACGGCCACGCTCAACGCCATTTCCTGCAATCATGCGAACATCACGAACTCGACGGTGACGCTGGGCGTCACGCCGGGGCTGGTGGATGCCTGGATCGGCAATGTCTCGCTGGCTGACATGGCGAATTTCACGACCAAACCGAATCCGCCTGCGGCCGTGCTTGTCAATGTCGGCGGGTTCAACGTCGCCGGTCGCGCCCACGCGGCGATCGGGAATACGTCGCCGACCTCGGTCGACTTCACCTATGTCGATATTCAGTCGCAACTGGCGAAGACGGTCAGCACGCGCAATTTCACCTCCTCGCTGACATCGAGTTTGCTCGGCGATCTCTCGCTAAGTACCAGCGGCGTCGGCGTTCCGATCCCGGGCTTGACGTCGGCCGTCGCCGGAGCCCTGTCCGGATCGACCGGTTCGATCGATCAACTCGTCGCCTCCACCCTGTCGACGCTCGGGGTCGGCGTAGGCCAGGCCGATGTATGGGTCTCGGGCGTTCGCTGCGACGGTGCGGTGCTGGTAAATTAG
- the cyoA gene encoding ubiquinol oxidase subunit II, giving the protein MSRLKILALLPLAAALSGCNYVVLAPAGDIAAQQRDLVIISTILMLLIVVPVMALTVMFAWRYRQSNTSARYEPDWDHSTKLELVIWSAPLLIIVCLGALTWMGTHLLDPYRTLGRIHADRAIDQSKAPLEVDVVALDWKWLFIYPDYGIATVNDLAAPVDRPINFRITASSVMNSFYIPALAGQIYAMPGMETKLHAVVNHAGTYKGFSANYSGAGFSGMHFNFQGLDDKGFDAWVAQAKSTGGSLGRTEYLQLEKPSENEPVRRWGTVDADLYRLILNMCVETGKMCQSEMMAIDAKGGNGHEGLNNTLPLSYDKYARRGTAFGPEPSFVAGTCTPDAPQGGATTASIKAPLDTAPLIGAGLKRPTFAPLKSSSFFLGQRPKSDSLKSDS; this is encoded by the coding sequence GTGTCCCGTCTCAAGATCCTGGCGCTGCTACCCCTGGCAGCCGCGCTCAGCGGCTGCAACTACGTCGTGCTGGCGCCAGCCGGCGATATCGCGGCGCAACAACGCGACCTCGTCATCATCTCCACCATCCTGATGCTCCTGATCGTCGTCCCCGTGATGGCGCTGACGGTGATGTTCGCCTGGCGTTACCGCCAGTCCAACACCTCGGCCCGCTACGAGCCGGATTGGGATCACTCCACCAAGCTCGAGCTGGTGATCTGGTCCGCACCGTTGCTGATCATCGTCTGCCTGGGCGCGCTGACCTGGATGGGCACGCATCTGCTCGACCCCTATCGCACGCTCGGCCGCATCCATGCCGATCGCGCGATCGACCAGTCCAAGGCGCCGCTCGAGGTCGATGTCGTCGCGCTCGACTGGAAGTGGCTCTTTATCTATCCGGACTACGGCATCGCCACCGTCAACGATCTGGCCGCGCCCGTCGATCGTCCGATCAACTTCCGCATCACCGCCTCTTCGGTGATGAACTCCTTCTACATCCCCGCACTCGCCGGCCAGATCTACGCGATGCCGGGCATGGAAACGAAGCTCCACGCCGTCGTGAACCACGCCGGTACCTACAAAGGCTTCTCCGCGAACTACAGCGGCGCCGGCTTCTCCGGGATGCACTTCAACTTCCAGGGCCTCGACGACAAGGGCTTCGACGCCTGGGTCGCGCAGGCCAAGTCCACCGGTGGTTCGCTCGGCCGCACTGAGTATCTCCAGCTCGAAAAGCCGAGCGAAAACGAGCCGGTCCGCCGCTGGGGTACCGTCGATGCCGATCTCTACCGCCTGATCCTCAACATGTGCGTCGAGACCGGGAAGATGTGCCAGAGCGAGATGATGGCAATCGATGCCAAAGGCGGCAACGGCCACGAGGGCCTGAACAACACCCTCCCGCTCTCCTACGACAAATACGCCCGCCGCGGCACCGCCTTCGGCCCCGAACCGAGCTTCGTCGCCGGCACTTGCACGCCGGATGCGCCGCAAGGCGGCGCAACCACGGCTTCGATCAAGGCGCCGCTCGACACCGCGCCGCTTATCGGCGCCGGCCTGAAGCGGCCGACCTTCGCGCCGCTGAAGTCCTCGTCCTTCTTCCTGGGACAACGTCCCAAGTCAGACTCCCTGAAGTCAGACTCCTAA
- a CDS encoding LysR family transcriptional regulator, whose protein sequence is MLRQQIQNIPMEIMRTVVAIAETGSMSKAADRLNLSQPAISAQIKRLQGLIGGELFTRTANGTALTELGKLALQQARRIIDANDQILRLGGSDRSSVRRLGISQLLAQRLFDEFSRENLSGVFLFAEHSSEIRRGLLEGFIDVACLFLLEGFGQELEDRIVGEFQFETNWVKARDFVARPGAPIPIITLPEDNWMIGPLDRSGIAYRIVLRSSDSSVRTSAVRAGLGLSAMPGALAAPDIVRSRDYYLPKLPPSRAVVCVREGLDDSDVKQLAKRLSVLLANLNIDQNPPRDPTSRG, encoded by the coding sequence ATGCTGCGACAGCAGATTCAAAACATTCCGATGGAAATCATGCGAACCGTCGTGGCAATCGCCGAGACGGGCAGCATGTCCAAGGCCGCAGACCGGCTCAATCTCAGCCAGCCCGCGATCAGCGCCCAGATCAAACGGCTGCAAGGTCTCATCGGTGGTGAGCTCTTCACGCGAACGGCGAACGGGACCGCTCTGACCGAGCTCGGCAAGCTCGCGCTCCAGCAGGCGCGCCGCATCATCGATGCCAATGACCAGATACTCAGGTTGGGAGGATCGGACCGATCCTCCGTGCGTCGGCTCGGCATCAGCCAGTTGCTCGCACAGCGGCTGTTCGACGAATTCAGCAGGGAGAACCTCTCCGGCGTCTTCCTTTTCGCCGAACATTCCAGCGAGATTCGACGCGGGCTCCTCGAGGGCTTCATCGATGTCGCGTGCCTGTTCTTGCTCGAGGGCTTCGGGCAGGAGCTCGAAGACCGGATTGTCGGCGAATTTCAGTTCGAGACGAACTGGGTCAAGGCGAGGGATTTCGTCGCGCGGCCCGGCGCACCGATCCCGATCATCACGCTGCCCGAAGACAATTGGATGATCGGACCGCTGGACCGGAGCGGCATTGCCTACCGGATCGTGCTGCGAAGCTCGGATTCTTCCGTGCGCACGAGCGCCGTCAGGGCGGGCCTCGGCTTGTCCGCCATGCCGGGCGCGCTGGCGGCTCCTGATATCGTCAGGTCCAGAGACTACTATTTGCCAAAACTGCCGCCCTCGCGGGCGGTCGTCTGCGTTCGCGAGGGGCTCGACGATTCCGACGTCAAGCAGCTCGCGAAGCGCCTGTCCGTGCTTCTCGCCAATCTCAACATCGACCAGAATCCGCCCAGGGACCCCACGTCACGCGGCTAG
- a CDS encoding TadE/TadG family type IV pilus assembly protein — protein MRFARDEGGATAVEFAMMLPIFLTLIFGIVVFGSYFAMIHGVQQLAAEAARTSVAGLSDTERNSLAQSYVTSSVTDYPLLDATKVNVVAAPSISDPNVYVVTVSYDASSSFIFTLPFVPVLSPSISRSAVIPYGGF, from the coding sequence ATGCGCTTTGCGCGAGACGAGGGCGGAGCCACGGCGGTCGAATTCGCGATGATGCTACCGATCTTTCTGACGTTGATTTTCGGCATCGTGGTTTTCGGCTCCTATTTCGCGATGATCCACGGTGTTCAGCAGCTTGCGGCGGAAGCTGCCCGGACGTCCGTCGCGGGCCTCAGCGACACCGAACGCAACAGCCTCGCCCAGTCCTATGTCACGAGCAGCGTGACCGATTATCCGCTGCTCGATGCGACAAAAGTGAATGTCGTAGCGGCGCCGTCGATCTCTGATCCGAATGTCTATGTCGTGACTGTCAGTTACGACGCCTCGTCCAGCTTCATATTCACGCTTCCGTTCGTTCCCGTGTTGTCGCCATCGATCTCACGATCGGCGGTCATCCCCTACGGAGGATTCTGA